Below is a genomic region from Medicago truncatula cultivar Jemalong A17 chromosome 3, MtrunA17r5.0-ANR, whole genome shotgun sequence.
CTCATAAAATGCACTCcttccgtccctaattataataTCCCTTTAGAACATTTGTTTGGCCCTAAATATAAAATCCTTTGCAATTTTCAAGATAcaagtatttttgtttttccaaatatATATCTTATAATACTAACAATTTGTATTGGAAAACGAAAAGTCAACATTGGATAGATCTATACACAAAAAAGTTTATCGTTACTGatattttgtgaaatttttatttttgtatatatgttTCCTAAATGTCGTATCATATCATTTCCAATAAACCACATATTATCTGATACGCGTATCATATCGGTGCATGTAGCTAATAAGCTATCAGATTACTCCTATTTTAGGGCCAAAAAAGTATTCTGCTGTTTATACAAGCAGGACCCATTGCCTAAGTGTTGACACCTGTGCTGTATCCCTATGCAACCACTTGAAAATCATAGAATGATAATAATCATTTGACAGTGGTGAGCAGAAAAAGAGAGGAAGAAGTAGAGTCTTTTGCATGCCAGAATAACATGAAAAGGTTTGacctatataaattatttttcagtgaaaaatgGATAGGAATTTGAAACAAATCATCATGTTTTGTGAGCCAGACCTAGAATGACTGTCACCAGAagcaataatatatataatttggtaACTGATCATTTTGAGGCATCCCTTAAGATTGAGGAAAATAGCaatttgaaaaagtttcaaTGAAGACATGCATAAAATGTTTGCaacatttaccaaaaaaaaaaaatagaaattagaaaattcctcattaattttttcttcaaaaatcttGTTTGTCACTAAACATAATTTCCAATAGAATATTATGAAATTGATTGATAGATGTAGCAAGTCTACCAAGCTAGTGCTAAAAAACTGTTTTACATTTAAGTTAAACGAGACACCTCAATTTCTCTTCTTTGATGCTGAACCTTTTACTCCATAGAAAATATAGTGTACTATGAGGCTAATACATAACCATATGAAACAGAGTCTTCGTAAAAACAAGAGGAATCTAAATAATCATACCCGTCAATTAACTCCTCAAGTTGTGGTTGAAGCTCTCTGTCCCGTAATTCCTCAATTCTCTTAGATATAGAGTCTATCCTAAGAATAGCAACTCTGATTCTTGAATGCAGATCCTTGACTACAGCACGGGTTTTATCAACCGTAGAGGTTTTTTCTCCTTTTGATTCCAGTTGCTGTAAGATTTTACACTTCATGTCATATTCCTTTCTGATCACCCCACTAGCCTGCAATTACCCGAAATGAACAAGGAAATTAGCAAATATATAGAGAAATGTTCCTCTTAAATCAGATCACGAAGCTATAGAGAATTAAGAAGGTTCCACTTTCAAGGCAGCATACCAATGAAGAATAACAGCTATTTTTGTGTCAATTAAGAGTTTAGTAGTGGAGGGTAAAAGTATTAGCTTCAGCCACTCAAGAGTCATTAttctatgtatgtatgtattggTAAGTTAATTAAGCCTATAAAAGTTGAGAGAGAAAACTGGACAAGCAGAGAATAGGCATAAATGAATTAGGTTTCAGACAAGGTTTTAGTAATTACTGCCGAGAGAGCAAGGTATGCAAATCGgacaataataatagaaaaatatataagacACTGTCCTATTTCAATACGaagttttatgattttattttgttacaaatATTTCGTAGTAATTGATTATTCGTAACATTACCATCCCGTTttggaatgaaaaaaaaaaaccttccaCTAAGCAATATAAAGAGTACACAATACCTTGACTTCATCATAGAGTTTCTTTTCCCATGCAAATAATCTATCCAAGGTCGAGGCATGGCTACCAGAGTTCATACAGAAATTATCGAAGAGATTATTGGTATGGTCGTCTGTATCATCTTTTGAGTTTGCTCCCAAAGGGTTTCTGGATGAAGAGGATCGAGATGACATTGTCCTATGCCAAGTTAAGTACTTAACCGAGTTTTGAGCAGGTTCTAAGAAAATTGAACGAAAATGTTAGATACGGAATTCATGTAGCAGCTTTCAACAAACAACAATGAGTATGATATACATTGCATTTTATAAGCTTCTATTCTCTTAACACGTCACATCAGAGAGCAGTTAAATACCAAGATGAGCATGAAAAAAGTTAAGAATATGAATCATATGAACAATGACAACCAAGGTGGAAGAGAAACACTCTAAGatacaaatttaatataaaacttCCAATAATATTTTGAACAATTCcaacaatatcaatatttaataAAAGTAAATGCAATGCAAGATGGTTGGCAACGTGTTGGTAACTTGAAAGAGCAAAAGCAAAAGGAACGATAAAATACCTTCTGGAACTTGACTTGGGTCTTCCCCACATGAGAAACAGGCCTTCAAAAATGAGGATGTCATTGAAGCATCTGTTACAAATAAGAATTTCATGGTTAAACTTTCATGTTGAAGTGAATTACATAGACaagtaatgaaaaaaaaaacctcacaTAAACATGAACTGTTTTTAACCTTGAGAACAGGATGTTTTAGTCTGACACACATCAGGATCTCAATAATAGACATTCATGCAATATAACCTATATGGTAATTCCCTTTGAATTCTTGTAGCCAAATATCTATATAGTGTATCTTAATGTAGTCTATAGAAGTGGCATAGTTTATAAACTACAAGCAAAAGGAAAGtgtatcataaaaaatatcatcaattttatatttattgcaCTTCTCTGCAAATGGATTTGGATGTTCTCCTGCAAGCGCAGGGCTCTGTGTCCTTTCCAGGATCTCCATCACTATGTCACCTTTCAAGTGCAAAATTCAGAAGAGGGGATCCATGACTAACTAAAGAAATgctaaaaatttaatatttccCATATGAAGACTGATACATAGACATAAGAAGAATAAAGAGCTATAGGACTTACTTTCTTTGCCCGGAAATATAGGACGAAAGTGCAACTTATTTGCTTCAAGCATTCTTGGAACCTCTTTGCCAGATTCAGATGCTCTGACAAAGAGAGATTCAATTTCTTTCATGCTTGCAAAGAAGTCCTTAGGTACAACTTTATTTTCAGGGTGATTTTCTGTCTCCACTGACTTATTTGTTTCAGCTGGAAGCACTGACACAGTAGTTGCTGTCTTTAGTGGTGAAACATAAGGAGAGGCCGAACTCCCCTTCTCACCATTCACAACCGAATCCCCTGCTTGAGGCTTATTTGTACCAGGAAATCCATTGGCTTGAACATGGTCATTTACtctattaaaattttcaaattttcggACGAGGGTATCTGTGGCAGGctcatcatcaaattcatcttcAGAGTCATGAGAGACCTCACTTTCTTGAGAAGAAATCTTCTCTTCATCATCCTCCAACTCAGGAATTCCTTCCTCATCCCTTAATCTTGTTATATCACTGGCAATTCCCATATCTTGGCGCATGCCCTTTCCTtcttgaaaagaaaattgatggtCAATAGGATGAAAAAGACCAAAAAAATCCCATGGAGTTTCATTTGGAAGAGAAGAATCTTCATATGCTGATGTTTCAGGCCTTTCAGTAGAACGAGGTGTGGCATTTTGCGGAGTGCCTGATGATGTTACTGTTCCTATAACAGGTACCGGTGGTTTTTCTTCTACCTTTTTAGATGAACTACTGCTAAACCTCATATGATTGGCTTGGAACTTAATAGAGCTGGGAGGAGAGGGCGTTGGAGAGAAGGTTTCAGGTGGATCAATGCGTTGTGATGCAGATGGTGAGGAGAATGAGAACTGAGATGGGGTCTTCTCATTAAAAGCAAGTGGCTCGGGCGTTGCATTGGTGGAAGTATACAAGGAAGAATCAATTGGCGCTTCAGGTTCTGTGAATTTCCTCAGAGCTGTTCCTGTAATTTTCAATGACTGAACATATGAAACATAAGCAGCTGCTAGCGAGCATCGCCCGTCAAG
It encodes:
- the LOC25489593 gene encoding protein ROLLING AND ERECT LEAF 2, yielding MGASTSKLDDDKALQLCRERKKFVRQALDGRCSLAAAYVSYVQSLKITGTALRKFTEPEAPIDSSLYTSTNATPEPLAFNEKTPSQFSFSSPSASQRIDPPETFSPTPSPPSSIKFQANHMRFSSSSSKKVEEKPPVPVIGTVTSSGTPQNATPRSTERPETSAYEDSSLPNETPWDFFGLFHPIDHQFSFQEGKGMRQDMGIASDITRLRDEEGIPELEDDEEKISSQESEVSHDSEDEFDDEPATDTLVRKFENFNRVNDHVQANGFPGTNKPQAGDSVVNGEKGSSASPYVSPLKTATTVSVLPAETNKSVETENHPENKVVPKDFFASMKEIESLFVRASESGKEVPRMLEANKLHFRPIFPGKENASMTSSFLKACFSCGEDPSQVPEEPAQNSVKYLTWHRTMSSRSSSSRNPLGANSKDDTDDHTNNLFDNFCMNSGSHASTLDRLFAWEKKLYDEVKASGVIRKEYDMKCKILQQLESKGEKTSTVDKTRAVVKDLHSRIRVAILRIDSISKRIEELRDRELQPQLEELIDGLSRMWEVMFDCHKLQFQIMSTAYYNNHARITMHSELRKQFASYLEGELDYLASSFNKWVGAQKTYLEAINGWLNKCVSLQQKTTKKKRRPQLPLLRMYGPTIYATCDIWLEKLGELPTQEVVDSIKSLANETSRFLPRQEKNHAKVAKHPHLASWNADIGNESSDNLLRDDVSEDWMSGFDQFRASFIRFLGQLNNFSGSSVKMYTELIQAIQHSKSYHHKSNSQTQDDHSKQESQVDQSENKNS